Proteins from a single region of Pseudodesulfovibrio portus:
- a CDS encoding LptF/LptG family permease — translation MKLLQRQIFLELSKLFGLTVSCLLGLILVGRMLQLRSLFLSQDIGFLHILELFFYLTPFFLLLLTPIATMLSVFLTYLRMSTDNELIALKASGVSLYRMLPAPALFCLMMTLFTFFISFWGLAWGMDMFKTKLYHFARTNSRFALQPGIFNKEFPGVTFYAHQVNNETGELKFAFVRDESIKDASVVIVAPEARIESTPELATIQITFRNGKIFRESGDELNVLRFGKYSIKLDLGRLLAGFTFEDKAKDMSFGRLSAIRGDPTLGPSLDERFQRKINTEYFKRLTMPLGCLVLGMFAIPIAYVFRGLKQQYGLLLAMGLFLVYYTMFSIGVSMGESGAISPSISLWAPNVLFVFVAGTGMYYANRERTPTVVQWLLHLRSPKEAEA, via the coding sequence GTGAAACTGCTTCAGCGACAAATATTCCTTGAACTGTCAAAGCTGTTCGGCTTGACGGTTTCCTGCCTGCTTGGCCTGATTCTTGTGGGCAGGATGCTCCAGTTGCGCTCTCTGTTCCTGTCTCAGGACATCGGGTTCCTGCACATCCTCGAACTTTTCTTCTATCTGACGCCGTTTTTCCTGTTGCTGCTCACGCCTATTGCTACCATGTTGTCGGTTTTCTTGACCTATCTGCGCATGAGCACGGATAATGAACTGATTGCGCTCAAGGCGAGCGGGGTCAGCCTGTACAGGATGCTTCCGGCTCCGGCCCTGTTCTGTCTCATGATGACCTTGTTCACCTTTTTCATATCATTCTGGGGGCTTGCCTGGGGCATGGATATGTTCAAGACCAAGCTCTATCACTTTGCCCGGACCAATTCCCGATTCGCCCTCCAGCCGGGCATATTCAACAAGGAATTCCCCGGTGTGACCTTCTATGCCCATCAGGTGAACAACGAGACCGGTGAATTGAAGTTCGCCTTTGTCCGGGACGAATCCATCAAGGACGCCTCCGTGGTCATCGTGGCGCCAGAAGCCAGGATCGAATCCACGCCGGAGCTGGCAACAATTCAGATAACATTTCGGAATGGGAAGATCTTTCGGGAGAGCGGTGACGAACTCAACGTCCTGCGTTTTGGCAAGTATTCCATCAAGCTCGACTTGGGCAGGCTGCTGGCCGGTTTCACCTTCGAAGACAAGGCCAAGGACATGTCCTTTGGCCGGTTGAGCGCCATCAGAGGAGATCCGACCCTTGGGCCGAGCCTGGACGAGCGGTTCCAGCGCAAGATCAATACCGAGTACTTCAAGCGACTGACCATGCCGCTGGGATGCCTCGTGCTCGGCATGTTCGCCATTCCCATCGCATACGTGTTCCGAGGCCTGAAGCAGCAATATGGCCTTCTGTTGGCGATGGGGCTGTTTCTGGTCTACTACACCATGTTTTCCATCGGCGTGAGCATGGGCGAAAGCGGCGCCATATCGCCGTCCATCAGCCTGTGGGCACCCAACGTCCTGTTCGTGTTCGTGGCCGGCACCGGTATGTATTACGCCAACCGTGAGCGGACGCCCACGGTGGTGCAGTGGCTGCTGCACCTGCGGTCGCCCAAGGAGGCCGAGGCATGA